A genomic window from Populus nigra chromosome 7, ddPopNigr1.1, whole genome shotgun sequence includes:
- the LOC133699156 gene encoding calcium permeable stress-gated cation channel 1-like, with product MATLEDIGVSAAINLLSALIFLFLFAILRLQPFNDRVYFPKWYLKGLRNSPSRSRALVSRFVNLDCRSYIQFLNWMPQALKMPEPELIDHAGLDSAVYLRIYLMGLKIFVPITILAWVVLVPVNYTNDALEAEKMAANVTASDIDKLSISNVPLKSQRFWAHIVMAYAFTFWTCYVLLKEYEKVASMRLQFLSSERRRPDQFTVLVRNVPPDPDESVIELVEHFFLVNHPDHYLTQQVVCNANNLASLVKKNEGMQNWLDYYRFKYSRNRSQRPQTKTGFLGLWGAKVDAIDYYISEIEKLSKEITEEREKVLNDPNCIMPAAFVSFKTRWGAAVCAQTQQSRNPTLWLTEWAPEPRDVYWPNLAIPYVSLSVRRLITGVSFFFLAFFFMIPIAFVQSLASIEGIEKSLPFLKPVIEVEFIKSVVQGFLPGIALKLFLILLPTLLMMMSKFEGLTSLSSLERRSAMRYYIFIIINVFLGSILTGAAFEQLDSFIKQSASEIPKTIGVAIPMKATFFITYIMVDGWAGIAGEVLMLKPLIIYHLKNFFLVKTEKDRKEAMDAGSLGFNTGEPRIQLYFLLGLVYAPVTPILLPFIVMFFGFAYVVYRHQIINVYNQEYESGAAFWPAVHGRVITALVIAQLLMMGLLSTKQASSTTPFLIALPVLTIWFHVFCNGRYKSAFVKYPLQEAMMKDSLERASSPNFNFRSYLEKAYVHPVFKGDGNDDDYEQYLSENQEDDAENVLMPTRRHSRRNSPAVSRAASPALSEEVQSVEHRV from the exons ATGGCAACGCTCGAAGATATAGGGGTTTCAGCAGCTATAAATCTACTAAGTGCATTAATTTTCCTATTTCTATTTGCAATTTTGAGGCTGCAACCTTTCAATGATAGGGTTTACTTTCCGAAATGGTATCTCAAGGGCTTAAGAAACAGTCCCTCGCGGTCAAGGGCATTGGTTAGTAGGTTTGTGAATTTAGACTGTAGATCATACATTCAGTTCTTAAATTGGATGCCTCAAGCACTGAAAATGCCAGAGCCTGAACTTATTGATCACGCAGGATTGGATTCTGCGGTTTACTTGCGCATTTACTTGATGGG ACTTAAGATTTTTGTCCCTATAACTATCCTTGCTTGGGTTGTCCTGGTACCAGTTAATTACACTAATGATGCTTTAGAGGCAGAGAAGATGGCGGCCAATGTGACTGCTAGTGACATCGACAAGCTTTCGATTTCAAATGTTCCACTTAAATCACAAAG ATTCTGGGCTCATATAGTGATGGCTTATGCCTTTACTTTCTGGACTTGCTATGTACTACTGAAGGAGTACGAGAAAGTTGCATCAATGAGGTTGCAATTTCTTTCCTCAGAAAGACGTCGTCCAGATCAATTCACA GTCCTAGTTAGGAATGTACCTCCAGATCCAGATGAATCTGTTATTGAGCTTGTGGAGCACTTTTTTCTGGTGAATCATCCAGATCATTATCTCACTCAACAG GTGGTGTGCAATGCTAACAATCTAGCCAGCTTGGTGAAGAAGAATGAAGGTATGCAGAACTGGCTTGACTACTACCGCTTCAAGTATTCTAGAAATCGATCACAGAGGCCTCAGACGAAG ACTGGCTTTCTTGGTCTCTGGGGGGCAAAAGTAGATGCAATTGATTATTACATATCAGAGATTGAGAAACTGTCGAAAGAA ATAAcagaagaaagggaaaaggtTTTAAATGATCCGAATTGTATTATGCCTGCCGCATTCGTTTCGTTCAAGACTCGATGGGGTGCAGCAGTTTGTGCACAAACTCAACAATCAAGAAATCCAACTTTGTGGTTAACAGAGTGGGCTCCCGAGCCGCGCGATGTATATTGGCCAAACCTAGCCATTCCATATGTGTCGCTCTCAGTTAGAAGGCTGATAACTGGAGTTTCGTTCTTTTTTCTTGCCTTCTTTTTCATGATCCCTATTGCATTTGTTCAATCTCTAGCAAGTATTGAGGGAATTGAGAAAAGCCTTCCCTTTTTGAAGCCTGTTATTGAAGT AGAATTTATCAAATCAGTTGTCCAAGGATTTCTACCTGGGATTGCGCTAAAGCTCTTTCTTATCTTACTGCCGACGCTATTGATGATGATGTCTAAATTTGAAGGCTTGACATCTCTATCATCTTTGGAAAGGAGATCAGCAATGAGATATTACATTTTCATCATTATCAATGTGTTCCTCGGAAGCATACTCACCGGGGCTGCATTCGAACAGCTAGATTCTTTTATCAAGCAGTCTGCCAGCGA AATTCCTAAAACAATTGGTGTAGCTATTCCGATGAAGGCAACTTTCTTCATAACCTATATAATGGTTGATGGATGGGCTGGAATAGCTGGAGAAGTTCTAATGTTGAAACCATTGATAATTTACCACTTGAAGAATTTCTTTTTGGTGAAGACTGAAAAAGATAGGAAAGAAGCGATGGATGCAGGCAGTCTTGGCTTCAACACCGGCGAACCCCGTATACAGCTATACTTTCTGCTGGGGCTTGTATACGCACCAGTCACACCTATTCTCCTTCCATTCATAGTTATGTTCTTCGGCTTCGCTTATGTGGTGTACCGTCATCAG ATCATAAATGTTTACAACCAAGAGTATGAAAGTGGCGCCGCATTCTGGCCTGCTGTCCATGGTCGTGTTATTACTGCATTAGTAATCGCACAGCTGCTTATGATGGGACTTTTGAGCACAAAGCAAGCTTCCAGCACAACGCCATTTCTCATTGCTCTTCCTGTCCTCACTATATGGTTCCATGTCTTCTGCAACGGCCGCTATAAATCTGCGTTTGTCAAATATCCATTACAG GAAGCAATGATGAAAGATAGCCTGGAACGAGCAAGTTCTCCAAACTTCAATTTCAGATCCTACCTCGAGAAAGCATACGTGCATCCAGTTTTCAAAGGAGATGGCAACGATGATGATTATGAACAGTATCTGAGTGAAAACCAGGAAGATGATGCTGAGAATGTGTTAATGCCTACAAGACGCCACTCTCGAAGAAATTCACCAGCAGTAAGCCGAGCAGCTTCACCTGCTTTATCCGAGGAAGTTCAAAGCGTAGAGCATCGAGTATGA
- the LOC133699662 gene encoding calcium permeable stress-gated cation channel 1-like isoform X2: protein MATLADITVSGAINVLSAFIFLLAFAILRLQPLNDRVYFPKWYLKGVRGSPSRSGALVRRVVNLDFRSYIRFLNWMPEALKMPEPELIDHAGLDYAVYLRIYLMGLKIFVPITFLALAILVPVNYTNNALEAVKMVANVTASDIDKLSISNIPLKSQREYEKVASMRLQFLSLERRRLDQFTVLVRNVPPDPDETVSELLEHFFLVNHPDHYLTHQVVCNANKLASLVKKKKKKQNWLDYYQLKYSRNQSQRPQMKTGFLGHFGGKVDAIDHHISEIGELSKEIEEERTRVLKDPKSIMPAAFVSFKTRWGAAVCAQTQQSRNPTLWLTEWAPEPRDVYWQNLAIPYMSLKVRRLIIGVAFLLLTFFFIIPIASVQALASIEGIEKRAPFLKSVIEIKFIKSVIQGFLPGIVLKLFLIFLPTILMIMSKFEGFISLSSLERRSATRNYIFLIINVFLGSILTGAAFEQLNSFIKQSANEIPKTIGVAVPMKATFFITYIMVDGWAGIAGEVLMLKPLIFYHLKNFLLVKTEKDREEAMDPGSLGFHTGEPRIQLYFLLGLVYATVTPVLLPFIVIFFAFAYLVFRHQIINVYNHEYESGAAFWPDVHGRIITGLVISQLALMGLLSTKEAAQSTPFLIALPVLTIWFHRFCNGRHKSAFVKYPLQEAMMKDTLERARDPNFNLKACLHSAYVHPIFKGDDDDEDDLSVEMETESVLVPTKRQSQRNTPVPSKISGGYSPSLLEAVKNGEL, encoded by the exons ATGGCAACGCTCGCAGATATAACGGTTTCCGGAGCTATAAATGTACTGAGTGCATTCATTTTCTTATTGGCGTTTGCAATTTTGAGGCTGCAACCTCTCAATGATAGAGTTTACTTTCCAAAATGGTATCTGAAGGGCGTAAGAGGCAGCCCCTCGCGCTCTGGGGCGCTTGTTCGTAGGGTTGTGAATTTAGACTTTAGGTCATATATCCGGTTTTTAAATTGGATGCCGGAAGCGCTGAAAATGCCGGAGCCTGAGCTTATTGATCATGCAGGATTGGATTATGCTGTTTACTTGCGCATTTACTTGATGGG ACTTAAGATTTTTGTACCTATAACATTCCTTGCTTTGGCTATCCTGGTGCCAGTCAACTACACCAATAATGCTCTAGAGGCAGTCAAGATGGTGGCCAACGTGACTGCTAGTGACATTGACAAGCTTTCAATTTCGAATATACCTCTTAAATCACAAAG GGAGTATGAGAAAGTTGCTTCGATGAGGTTGCAATTTCTTTCCTTGGAAAGACGTCGTCTAGATCAATTCACA GTCCTTGTTAGGAATGTACCTCCTGATCCAGATGAAACTGTCAGTGAGCTCTTGGAGCACTTTTTTCTAGTGAATCACCCAGATCATTACCTCACTCATCAG GTGGTGTGTAATGCCAACAAACTGGCCAGCTTggtcaagaagaagaaaaaaaagcagaacTGGCTTGACTACTACCAACTCAAGTACTCCAGGAATCAATCGCAGAGGCCTCAGATGAAG ACTGGTTTCCTTGGGCATTTTGGGGGAAAAGTGGATGCAATCGATCATCACATATCAGAGATTGGGGAACTGTCAAAAGAA ATAGAAGAAGAGAGGACAAGGGTTTTAAAGGATCCAAAGTCTATCATGCCAGCAGCATTTGTTTCATTCAAGACTCGATGGGGTGCAGCTGTCTGTGCACAAACTCAACAATCAAGAAATCCGACTTTGTGGTTAACAGAGTGGGCTCCGGAGCCACGCGATGTATATTGGCAAAACTTAGCCATTCCGTACATGTCACTCAAAGTTAGGAGGCTGATAATTGGAGTTGCATTCCTTTTACTTACCTTCTTTTTCATAATACCTATTGCATCTGTACAAGCTCTAGCAAGTATCGAGGGAATAGAGAAAAGAGCCCCTTTTCTGAAGTCTGTTATTGAAAT aaaatttatcaaatctgTTATCCAAGGTTTTCTTCCTGGCATTGTGTTGAAGCTCTTCCTTATCTTCCTGCCAACAATATTGATGATCATGTCTAAATTTGAAGGCTTCATATCTCTATCATCTTTGGAAAGGAGATCAGCAACGAGAAATTATATTTTCCTCATTATCAATGTATTCCTTGGGAGCATACTCACTGGAGCTGCATTTGAACAGCTAAATTCTTTTATTAAGCAGTCTGCTAACGA AATTCCTAAAACAATTGGTGTGGCTGTTCCAATGAAAGCTACTTTCTTCATAACCTATATAATGGTTGATGGATGGGCTGGGATTGCTGGGGAAGTTTTAATGTTGAAACCACTGATATTCTACCACTTGAAAAATTTCCTTTTGGTGAAGACTGAAAAAGACAGGGAAGAGGCAATGGATCCTGGAAGTCTTGGTTTTCACACCGGCGAACCCCGTATACAATTATATTTTCTGCTAGGGCTTGTATATGCAACAGTGACACCAGTTCTCCTTCCATTCATAGTTATTTTCTTCGCCTTCGCCTATTTAGTGTTCCGTCATCAG ATCATAAATGTTTACAACCACGAGTATGAAAGTGGTGCAGCATTCTGGCCTGATGTCCATGGGCGTATTATTACTGGGCTAGTAATTTCACAGCTGGCTCTGATGGGATTACTGAGTACAAAAGAAGCTGCACAGtcaacaccatttctcattgcTCTCCCTGTCCTCACTATATGGTTTCATAGGTTCTGCAATGGACGCCACAAATCTGCATTTGTCAAATATCCATTACAG GAAGCAATGATGAAAGATACCCTGGAACGAGCTAGGGATCCAAACTTTAATCTGAAAGCTTGCCTTCATAGTGCATATGTTCATCCAATTTTCaaaggtgatgatgatgatgaagacgACCTGAGCGTAGAGATGGAAACTGAGAGTGTCTTAGTGCCTACAAAACGCCAATCGCAAAGAAATACACCAGTACCAAGCAAAATCAGCGGGGGATACTCACCATCTTTGCTGGAGGCAGTTAAAAATGGAGAGCTTTGA
- the LOC133699662 gene encoding calcium permeable stress-gated cation channel 1-like isoform X1, producing the protein MATLADITVSGAINVLSAFIFLLAFAILRLQPLNDRVYFPKWYLKGVRGSPSRSGALVRRVVNLDFRSYIRFLNWMPEALKMPEPELIDHAGLDYAVYLRIYLMGLKIFVPITFLALAILVPVNYTNNALEAVKMVANVTASDIDKLSISNIPLKSQRFWTHIVMAYAFTFWTCYVLRREYEKVASMRLQFLSLERRRLDQFTVLVRNVPPDPDETVSELLEHFFLVNHPDHYLTHQVVCNANKLASLVKKKKKKQNWLDYYQLKYSRNQSQRPQMKTGFLGHFGGKVDAIDHHISEIGELSKEIEEERTRVLKDPKSIMPAAFVSFKTRWGAAVCAQTQQSRNPTLWLTEWAPEPRDVYWQNLAIPYMSLKVRRLIIGVAFLLLTFFFIIPIASVQALASIEGIEKRAPFLKSVIEIKFIKSVIQGFLPGIVLKLFLIFLPTILMIMSKFEGFISLSSLERRSATRNYIFLIINVFLGSILTGAAFEQLNSFIKQSANEIPKTIGVAVPMKATFFITYIMVDGWAGIAGEVLMLKPLIFYHLKNFLLVKTEKDREEAMDPGSLGFHTGEPRIQLYFLLGLVYATVTPVLLPFIVIFFAFAYLVFRHQIINVYNHEYESGAAFWPDVHGRIITGLVISQLALMGLLSTKEAAQSTPFLIALPVLTIWFHRFCNGRHKSAFVKYPLQEAMMKDTLERARDPNFNLKACLHSAYVHPIFKGDDDDEDDLSVEMETESVLVPTKRQSQRNTPVPSKISGGYSPSLLEAVKNGEL; encoded by the exons ATGGCAACGCTCGCAGATATAACGGTTTCCGGAGCTATAAATGTACTGAGTGCATTCATTTTCTTATTGGCGTTTGCAATTTTGAGGCTGCAACCTCTCAATGATAGAGTTTACTTTCCAAAATGGTATCTGAAGGGCGTAAGAGGCAGCCCCTCGCGCTCTGGGGCGCTTGTTCGTAGGGTTGTGAATTTAGACTTTAGGTCATATATCCGGTTTTTAAATTGGATGCCGGAAGCGCTGAAAATGCCGGAGCCTGAGCTTATTGATCATGCAGGATTGGATTATGCTGTTTACTTGCGCATTTACTTGATGGG ACTTAAGATTTTTGTACCTATAACATTCCTTGCTTTGGCTATCCTGGTGCCAGTCAACTACACCAATAATGCTCTAGAGGCAGTCAAGATGGTGGCCAACGTGACTGCTAGTGACATTGACAAGCTTTCAATTTCGAATATACCTCTTAAATCACAAAG ATTTTGGACGCATATAGTGATGGCTTATGCCTTTACTTTCTGGACATGCTATGTGTTGCGTAGGGAGTATGAGAAAGTTGCTTCGATGAGGTTGCAATTTCTTTCCTTGGAAAGACGTCGTCTAGATCAATTCACA GTCCTTGTTAGGAATGTACCTCCTGATCCAGATGAAACTGTCAGTGAGCTCTTGGAGCACTTTTTTCTAGTGAATCACCCAGATCATTACCTCACTCATCAG GTGGTGTGTAATGCCAACAAACTGGCCAGCTTggtcaagaagaagaaaaaaaagcagaacTGGCTTGACTACTACCAACTCAAGTACTCCAGGAATCAATCGCAGAGGCCTCAGATGAAG ACTGGTTTCCTTGGGCATTTTGGGGGAAAAGTGGATGCAATCGATCATCACATATCAGAGATTGGGGAACTGTCAAAAGAA ATAGAAGAAGAGAGGACAAGGGTTTTAAAGGATCCAAAGTCTATCATGCCAGCAGCATTTGTTTCATTCAAGACTCGATGGGGTGCAGCTGTCTGTGCACAAACTCAACAATCAAGAAATCCGACTTTGTGGTTAACAGAGTGGGCTCCGGAGCCACGCGATGTATATTGGCAAAACTTAGCCATTCCGTACATGTCACTCAAAGTTAGGAGGCTGATAATTGGAGTTGCATTCCTTTTACTTACCTTCTTTTTCATAATACCTATTGCATCTGTACAAGCTCTAGCAAGTATCGAGGGAATAGAGAAAAGAGCCCCTTTTCTGAAGTCTGTTATTGAAAT aaaatttatcaaatctgTTATCCAAGGTTTTCTTCCTGGCATTGTGTTGAAGCTCTTCCTTATCTTCCTGCCAACAATATTGATGATCATGTCTAAATTTGAAGGCTTCATATCTCTATCATCTTTGGAAAGGAGATCAGCAACGAGAAATTATATTTTCCTCATTATCAATGTATTCCTTGGGAGCATACTCACTGGAGCTGCATTTGAACAGCTAAATTCTTTTATTAAGCAGTCTGCTAACGA AATTCCTAAAACAATTGGTGTGGCTGTTCCAATGAAAGCTACTTTCTTCATAACCTATATAATGGTTGATGGATGGGCTGGGATTGCTGGGGAAGTTTTAATGTTGAAACCACTGATATTCTACCACTTGAAAAATTTCCTTTTGGTGAAGACTGAAAAAGACAGGGAAGAGGCAATGGATCCTGGAAGTCTTGGTTTTCACACCGGCGAACCCCGTATACAATTATATTTTCTGCTAGGGCTTGTATATGCAACAGTGACACCAGTTCTCCTTCCATTCATAGTTATTTTCTTCGCCTTCGCCTATTTAGTGTTCCGTCATCAG ATCATAAATGTTTACAACCACGAGTATGAAAGTGGTGCAGCATTCTGGCCTGATGTCCATGGGCGTATTATTACTGGGCTAGTAATTTCACAGCTGGCTCTGATGGGATTACTGAGTACAAAAGAAGCTGCACAGtcaacaccatttctcattgcTCTCCCTGTCCTCACTATATGGTTTCATAGGTTCTGCAATGGACGCCACAAATCTGCATTTGTCAAATATCCATTACAG GAAGCAATGATGAAAGATACCCTGGAACGAGCTAGGGATCCAAACTTTAATCTGAAAGCTTGCCTTCATAGTGCATATGTTCATCCAATTTTCaaaggtgatgatgatgatgaagacgACCTGAGCGTAGAGATGGAAACTGAGAGTGTCTTAGTGCCTACAAAACGCCAATCGCAAAGAAATACACCAGTACCAAGCAAAATCAGCGGGGGATACTCACCATCTTTGCTGGAGGCAGTTAAAAATGGAGAGCTTTGA
- the LOC133699662 gene encoding calcium permeable stress-gated cation channel 1-like isoform X4, with protein MVANVTASDIDKLSISNIPLKSQREYEKVASMRLQFLSLERRRLDQFTVLVRNVPPDPDETVSELLEHFFLVNHPDHYLTHQVVCNANKLASLVKKKKKKQNWLDYYQLKYSRNQSQRPQMKTGFLGHFGGKVDAIDHHISEIGELSKEIEEERTRVLKDPKSIMPAAFVSFKTRWGAAVCAQTQQSRNPTLWLTEWAPEPRDVYWQNLAIPYMSLKVRRLIIGVAFLLLTFFFIIPIASVQALASIEGIEKRAPFLKSVIEIKFIKSVIQGFLPGIVLKLFLIFLPTILMIMSKFEGFISLSSLERRSATRNYIFLIINVFLGSILTGAAFEQLNSFIKQSANEIPKTIGVAVPMKATFFITYIMVDGWAGIAGEVLMLKPLIFYHLKNFLLVKTEKDREEAMDPGSLGFHTGEPRIQLYFLLGLVYATVTPVLLPFIVIFFAFAYLVFRHQIINVYNHEYESGAAFWPDVHGRIITGLVISQLALMGLLSTKEAAQSTPFLIALPVLTIWFHRFCNGRHKSAFVKYPLQEAMMKDTLERARDPNFNLKACLHSAYVHPIFKGDDDDEDDLSVEMETESVLVPTKRQSQRNTPVPSKISGGYSPSLLEAVKNGEL; from the exons ATGGTGGCCAACGTGACTGCTAGTGACATTGACAAGCTTTCAATTTCGAATATACCTCTTAAATCACAAAG GGAGTATGAGAAAGTTGCTTCGATGAGGTTGCAATTTCTTTCCTTGGAAAGACGTCGTCTAGATCAATTCACA GTCCTTGTTAGGAATGTACCTCCTGATCCAGATGAAACTGTCAGTGAGCTCTTGGAGCACTTTTTTCTAGTGAATCACCCAGATCATTACCTCACTCATCAG GTGGTGTGTAATGCCAACAAACTGGCCAGCTTggtcaagaagaagaaaaaaaagcagaacTGGCTTGACTACTACCAACTCAAGTACTCCAGGAATCAATCGCAGAGGCCTCAGATGAAG ACTGGTTTCCTTGGGCATTTTGGGGGAAAAGTGGATGCAATCGATCATCACATATCAGAGATTGGGGAACTGTCAAAAGAA ATAGAAGAAGAGAGGACAAGGGTTTTAAAGGATCCAAAGTCTATCATGCCAGCAGCATTTGTTTCATTCAAGACTCGATGGGGTGCAGCTGTCTGTGCACAAACTCAACAATCAAGAAATCCGACTTTGTGGTTAACAGAGTGGGCTCCGGAGCCACGCGATGTATATTGGCAAAACTTAGCCATTCCGTACATGTCACTCAAAGTTAGGAGGCTGATAATTGGAGTTGCATTCCTTTTACTTACCTTCTTTTTCATAATACCTATTGCATCTGTACAAGCTCTAGCAAGTATCGAGGGAATAGAGAAAAGAGCCCCTTTTCTGAAGTCTGTTATTGAAAT aaaatttatcaaatctgTTATCCAAGGTTTTCTTCCTGGCATTGTGTTGAAGCTCTTCCTTATCTTCCTGCCAACAATATTGATGATCATGTCTAAATTTGAAGGCTTCATATCTCTATCATCTTTGGAAAGGAGATCAGCAACGAGAAATTATATTTTCCTCATTATCAATGTATTCCTTGGGAGCATACTCACTGGAGCTGCATTTGAACAGCTAAATTCTTTTATTAAGCAGTCTGCTAACGA AATTCCTAAAACAATTGGTGTGGCTGTTCCAATGAAAGCTACTTTCTTCATAACCTATATAATGGTTGATGGATGGGCTGGGATTGCTGGGGAAGTTTTAATGTTGAAACCACTGATATTCTACCACTTGAAAAATTTCCTTTTGGTGAAGACTGAAAAAGACAGGGAAGAGGCAATGGATCCTGGAAGTCTTGGTTTTCACACCGGCGAACCCCGTATACAATTATATTTTCTGCTAGGGCTTGTATATGCAACAGTGACACCAGTTCTCCTTCCATTCATAGTTATTTTCTTCGCCTTCGCCTATTTAGTGTTCCGTCATCAG ATCATAAATGTTTACAACCACGAGTATGAAAGTGGTGCAGCATTCTGGCCTGATGTCCATGGGCGTATTATTACTGGGCTAGTAATTTCACAGCTGGCTCTGATGGGATTACTGAGTACAAAAGAAGCTGCACAGtcaacaccatttctcattgcTCTCCCTGTCCTCACTATATGGTTTCATAGGTTCTGCAATGGACGCCACAAATCTGCATTTGTCAAATATCCATTACAG GAAGCAATGATGAAAGATACCCTGGAACGAGCTAGGGATCCAAACTTTAATCTGAAAGCTTGCCTTCATAGTGCATATGTTCATCCAATTTTCaaaggtgatgatgatgatgaagacgACCTGAGCGTAGAGATGGAAACTGAGAGTGTCTTAGTGCCTACAAAACGCCAATCGCAAAGAAATACACCAGTACCAAGCAAAATCAGCGGGGGATACTCACCATCTTTGCTGGAGGCAGTTAAAAATGGAGAGCTTTGA
- the LOC133699662 gene encoding calcium permeable stress-gated cation channel 1-like isoform X3 — translation MVANVTASDIDKLSISNIPLKSQRFWTHIVMAYAFTFWTCYVLRREYEKVASMRLQFLSLERRRLDQFTVLVRNVPPDPDETVSELLEHFFLVNHPDHYLTHQVVCNANKLASLVKKKKKKQNWLDYYQLKYSRNQSQRPQMKTGFLGHFGGKVDAIDHHISEIGELSKEIEEERTRVLKDPKSIMPAAFVSFKTRWGAAVCAQTQQSRNPTLWLTEWAPEPRDVYWQNLAIPYMSLKVRRLIIGVAFLLLTFFFIIPIASVQALASIEGIEKRAPFLKSVIEIKFIKSVIQGFLPGIVLKLFLIFLPTILMIMSKFEGFISLSSLERRSATRNYIFLIINVFLGSILTGAAFEQLNSFIKQSANEIPKTIGVAVPMKATFFITYIMVDGWAGIAGEVLMLKPLIFYHLKNFLLVKTEKDREEAMDPGSLGFHTGEPRIQLYFLLGLVYATVTPVLLPFIVIFFAFAYLVFRHQIINVYNHEYESGAAFWPDVHGRIITGLVISQLALMGLLSTKEAAQSTPFLIALPVLTIWFHRFCNGRHKSAFVKYPLQEAMMKDTLERARDPNFNLKACLHSAYVHPIFKGDDDDEDDLSVEMETESVLVPTKRQSQRNTPVPSKISGGYSPSLLEAVKNGEL, via the exons ATGGTGGCCAACGTGACTGCTAGTGACATTGACAAGCTTTCAATTTCGAATATACCTCTTAAATCACAAAG ATTTTGGACGCATATAGTGATGGCTTATGCCTTTACTTTCTGGACATGCTATGTGTTGCGTAGGGAGTATGAGAAAGTTGCTTCGATGAGGTTGCAATTTCTTTCCTTGGAAAGACGTCGTCTAGATCAATTCACA GTCCTTGTTAGGAATGTACCTCCTGATCCAGATGAAACTGTCAGTGAGCTCTTGGAGCACTTTTTTCTAGTGAATCACCCAGATCATTACCTCACTCATCAG GTGGTGTGTAATGCCAACAAACTGGCCAGCTTggtcaagaagaagaaaaaaaagcagaacTGGCTTGACTACTACCAACTCAAGTACTCCAGGAATCAATCGCAGAGGCCTCAGATGAAG ACTGGTTTCCTTGGGCATTTTGGGGGAAAAGTGGATGCAATCGATCATCACATATCAGAGATTGGGGAACTGTCAAAAGAA ATAGAAGAAGAGAGGACAAGGGTTTTAAAGGATCCAAAGTCTATCATGCCAGCAGCATTTGTTTCATTCAAGACTCGATGGGGTGCAGCTGTCTGTGCACAAACTCAACAATCAAGAAATCCGACTTTGTGGTTAACAGAGTGGGCTCCGGAGCCACGCGATGTATATTGGCAAAACTTAGCCATTCCGTACATGTCACTCAAAGTTAGGAGGCTGATAATTGGAGTTGCATTCCTTTTACTTACCTTCTTTTTCATAATACCTATTGCATCTGTACAAGCTCTAGCAAGTATCGAGGGAATAGAGAAAAGAGCCCCTTTTCTGAAGTCTGTTATTGAAAT aaaatttatcaaatctgTTATCCAAGGTTTTCTTCCTGGCATTGTGTTGAAGCTCTTCCTTATCTTCCTGCCAACAATATTGATGATCATGTCTAAATTTGAAGGCTTCATATCTCTATCATCTTTGGAAAGGAGATCAGCAACGAGAAATTATATTTTCCTCATTATCAATGTATTCCTTGGGAGCATACTCACTGGAGCTGCATTTGAACAGCTAAATTCTTTTATTAAGCAGTCTGCTAACGA AATTCCTAAAACAATTGGTGTGGCTGTTCCAATGAAAGCTACTTTCTTCATAACCTATATAATGGTTGATGGATGGGCTGGGATTGCTGGGGAAGTTTTAATGTTGAAACCACTGATATTCTACCACTTGAAAAATTTCCTTTTGGTGAAGACTGAAAAAGACAGGGAAGAGGCAATGGATCCTGGAAGTCTTGGTTTTCACACCGGCGAACCCCGTATACAATTATATTTTCTGCTAGGGCTTGTATATGCAACAGTGACACCAGTTCTCCTTCCATTCATAGTTATTTTCTTCGCCTTCGCCTATTTAGTGTTCCGTCATCAG ATCATAAATGTTTACAACCACGAGTATGAAAGTGGTGCAGCATTCTGGCCTGATGTCCATGGGCGTATTATTACTGGGCTAGTAATTTCACAGCTGGCTCTGATGGGATTACTGAGTACAAAAGAAGCTGCACAGtcaacaccatttctcattgcTCTCCCTGTCCTCACTATATGGTTTCATAGGTTCTGCAATGGACGCCACAAATCTGCATTTGTCAAATATCCATTACAG GAAGCAATGATGAAAGATACCCTGGAACGAGCTAGGGATCCAAACTTTAATCTGAAAGCTTGCCTTCATAGTGCATATGTTCATCCAATTTTCaaaggtgatgatgatgatgaagacgACCTGAGCGTAGAGATGGAAACTGAGAGTGTCTTAGTGCCTACAAAACGCCAATCGCAAAGAAATACACCAGTACCAAGCAAAATCAGCGGGGGATACTCACCATCTTTGCTGGAGGCAGTTAAAAATGGAGAGCTTTGA